The proteins below are encoded in one region of Myxococcales bacterium:
- a CDS encoding translocation/assembly module TamB domain-containing protein, protein MRRSDFSAQVASKLDVTYKDPYLYIEGYADLRRGFFDLFGKRFELSRGTMNFDGSSELNPELNLQATHEVASSGGTLVTISVGGRLRAPKVDFTSNHPDCREQSQVIDLLISGRCASGQNQSGFGVAAAEQQAASFLAGLTAGILTLGARREFGELVPVISIETGQSGFSSTRARLGFQADTIIPPFMKSVVRGAYIEGAFPLSSAQDSPQIQQQQLQQQGAGTRFLLELQFPYDFVGTTRYWPPSTFGLDLTWEP, encoded by the coding sequence GTGCGACGTTCGGATTTTTCCGCGCAGGTCGCTTCAAAACTTGATGTGACGTACAAAGATCCCTACTTGTATATTGAAGGCTATGCCGATCTACGAAGAGGTTTTTTCGACCTGTTTGGAAAGCGCTTTGAGCTCTCTAGAGGAACCATGAATTTTGATGGCTCAAGCGAACTCAACCCGGAATTGAATCTTCAAGCCACACACGAAGTTGCATCATCCGGTGGAACTCTTGTCACGATTTCAGTCGGCGGTCGGCTACGTGCTCCAAAAGTTGATTTTACCTCCAATCACCCAGACTGCCGGGAACAAAGCCAAGTCATCGATTTGTTGATTAGTGGTCGCTGCGCTTCGGGTCAGAACCAAAGTGGTTTTGGCGTTGCCGCTGCTGAGCAGCAAGCAGCATCCTTTTTGGCAGGTCTGACCGCCGGTATTCTTACCTTGGGTGCACGACGAGAATTTGGAGAATTGGTGCCGGTCATCTCAATCGAGACGGGACAAAGTGGCTTCAGTAGCACAAGGGCTCGACTCGGTTTTCAAGCAGACACAATTATCCCACCATTTATGAAGTCTGTAGTTCGCGGGGCGTACATTGAAGGGGCTTTTCCTCTGTCCTCCGCACAAGACAGCCCTCAAATACAGCAACAGCAACTTCAGCAACAGGGTGCAGGTACACGCTTTTTGTTAGAACTTCAGTTTCCTTATGACTTTGTGGGCACCACCCGCTACTGGCCGCCCAGCACTTTCGGGTTGGATCTTACTTGGGAGCCCTAG
- a CDS encoding phosphoglucosamine mutase: MQRKLFGTDGIRGLANQGIMSPETAFRVGAAVSYQARKRGIRSPRVVIGKDTRLSGYLFETSLAAGVCTFGGRVLLSGPLPTPAIAHITTSMRASAGIVISASHNPFEDNGIKIFGPDGYKLPDEVELEIESLILGNELDSRRPIGKSIGRADRLDDAWGRYVAFVKSRFPQHLQLDGVRIVVDAAHGAAYRAAPCVFAELGAEVFPIGIKPNGKNINSRCGALHPEHCAREVKKRHAHLGIALDGDADRVIFIDEKGNTIDGDVIMALCATRMIRAKTLKKKTLVATVMSNLGLERSLQRENGKLIRCPVGDRYVVETLRRGGYNFGGEQSGHLVFLDHVTTGDGLVAALQLLSIILQENRPLSELANEVMQPVPQVLVNATFKTRKALENLKKTSKQIRLIEAKLGKEGRVLVRWSGTEAKLRVMIEGPDHKLISTLAKE, from the coding sequence ATGCAGCGTAAACTCTTCGGAACCGACGGCATTCGCGGTCTGGCAAACCAAGGAATTATGAGCCCTGAGACGGCCTTCCGGGTTGGAGCCGCGGTCAGCTACCAAGCACGAAAACGGGGTATTCGATCTCCTCGTGTCGTTATCGGCAAAGACACTCGCCTGTCTGGCTATCTATTTGAAACCTCCCTCGCAGCAGGAGTCTGTACCTTTGGAGGGCGCGTCCTACTCTCCGGTCCTCTTCCGACCCCAGCCATTGCTCATATCACTACAAGCATGCGTGCAAGTGCTGGAATTGTTATCAGTGCATCACATAATCCATTTGAGGATAACGGAATCAAAATATTTGGCCCCGACGGATACAAACTACCGGATGAGGTTGAACTTGAAATTGAAAGCCTTATTTTGGGAAACGAACTCGATAGCCGACGACCCATCGGCAAATCCATTGGTAGAGCAGACCGCCTAGACGACGCTTGGGGACGCTATGTAGCTTTTGTCAAATCACGTTTTCCTCAACATCTACAACTCGATGGCGTACGCATTGTAGTCGATGCAGCACACGGCGCGGCCTATCGAGCTGCACCCTGTGTATTTGCCGAGCTTGGAGCCGAGGTATTTCCCATTGGCATAAAACCAAATGGGAAAAACATCAATTCACGTTGCGGCGCACTGCATCCCGAGCACTGTGCGCGTGAGGTAAAGAAGCGGCATGCTCATCTTGGTATCGCTCTTGACGGAGATGCCGATCGCGTCATCTTCATCGACGAAAAAGGAAACACCATCGATGGCGACGTCATCATGGCGCTTTGTGCGACTCGCATGATTCGAGCAAAAACTTTAAAAAAGAAGACCCTTGTCGCAACCGTCATGTCTAACCTTGGTCTTGAACGATCACTTCAACGCGAGAATGGGAAGCTTATTCGTTGTCCGGTCGGTGACCGCTATGTGGTCGAAACATTGCGCCGCGGAGGATACAACTTTGGAGGCGAGCAATCTGGACATCTTGTTTTTCTAGATCACGTCACCACTGGAGATGGCCTTGTAGCAGCACTCCAACTTCTATCTATTATACTACAAGAAAACCGCCCGCTTTCTGAATTGGCAAACGAAGTGATGCAGCCCGTTCCACAGGTGCTAGTGAATGCTACTTTCAAGACACGCAAAGCCCTTGAAAACCTTAAAAAGACGAGCAAGCAAATCCGTTTGATTGAAGCAAAGTTAGGAAAAGAAGGCCGCGTCCTGGTTCGATGGAGTGGGACAGAAGCAAAGCTACGGGTGATGATCGAAGGACCCGATCATAAGCTTATCTCTACTCTAGCAAAAGAATGA
- a CDS encoding STAS domain-containing protein gives MPRFIAWRIFGQFLSRPVLRGFTSAAALIIALKQVPLLLGVQLPKGSDNFSAFVFLIEQVEKTHLATFTIALGTIAILWVCKVFWPKFPAVLLVTLLGICLAAIVHTDQLGVNNVGPIPTGLPTFKVPVWDFSLLFSVTTAATSIAFIGFVEAISIGKGLARSAAEEPYPNREFFALGCANFAGSFSGCYPVSGSFSRSAVAARASAISARHNWFAATIVIMVLLWLTPWVRLLPVSVIAAVIFVSVLGLLEIGELRRLRRFDRKDLFLLGLAFVSTWSFGVQNGLLIGVGASLITFVFRTTRPHYALLGRLPGTEIYRNVLRYSEAQRCEGVLLLRIDAQFYFGNVSFLRETLRVLERDLKEKLHFVVLDASGINYLDSSAEAALRELVCDYKRRGICLKMASVKGPVRDVMERSGLAELIGEENLFFRVHEAAQSCHTTTEV, from the coding sequence TTGCCTCGGTTTATTGCATGGCGGATTTTTGGCCAATTCCTTTCCCGGCCGGTCCTACGAGGCTTTACGAGTGCGGCTGCTTTAATTATCGCGCTAAAACAAGTGCCATTGCTTCTTGGGGTGCAGCTTCCCAAAGGAAGCGACAACTTTAGTGCCTTTGTCTTTCTGATCGAACAGGTGGAAAAAACACATTTAGCGACTTTCACGATAGCGCTGGGCACGATTGCTATTCTCTGGGTATGCAAAGTGTTCTGGCCCAAATTTCCAGCTGTGTTGCTCGTGACTTTGCTGGGAATTTGTCTGGCAGCCATTGTTCATACCGATCAACTTGGAGTGAACAATGTCGGGCCCATACCAACAGGTTTGCCGACGTTCAAAGTTCCGGTTTGGGATTTTTCTTTGCTCTTTTCCGTGACTACAGCTGCAACGAGCATCGCGTTTATTGGTTTTGTTGAAGCCATTTCAATCGGCAAAGGCTTGGCGCGTAGTGCTGCGGAGGAGCCCTATCCAAACCGGGAATTTTTTGCCTTGGGCTGTGCCAACTTTGCCGGAAGTTTCTCAGGGTGTTACCCCGTTTCGGGAAGTTTTTCTCGTTCAGCCGTAGCCGCTCGTGCCTCGGCAATAAGCGCAAGACACAACTGGTTTGCGGCTACAATTGTTATTATGGTTTTGCTTTGGCTTACGCCTTGGGTGAGACTATTGCCTGTTTCTGTTATTGCCGCGGTTATCTTTGTTTCTGTCCTTGGTTTGCTGGAAATTGGAGAACTGCGACGTCTTCGCCGTTTTGATCGGAAAGACCTGTTTTTGTTGGGCCTTGCCTTTGTTTCGACTTGGAGCTTTGGCGTTCAAAACGGTTTGCTTATTGGCGTTGGAGCCTCTCTCATTACTTTTGTGTTTCGCACCACTCGTCCACACTACGCTTTGTTGGGTCGTCTGCCTGGGACGGAAATCTATAGAAATGTTTTACGGTATTCGGAGGCTCAACGCTGCGAAGGTGTACTGTTGCTGCGCATTGACGCTCAGTTCTATTTCGGAAATGTGAGTTTCTTGCGAGAAACGTTACGGGTTTTGGAGCGAGACCTGAAGGAGAAGTTACACTTTGTTGTGCTCGATGCCAGTGGTATCAACTATCTTGATTCTTCGGCGGAAGCTGCGCTTCGCGAACTCGTGTGCGACTACAAGAGACGTGGTATTTGTTTGAAAATGGCTTCAGTTAAAGGTCCCGTGCGTGATGTCATGGAGCGTTCAGGCTTGGCTGAGTTAATCGGTGAGGAAAACCTGTTCTTTAGGGTTCATGAAGCGGCTCAAAGCTGTCACACCACAACGGAAGTCTAG
- a CDS encoding TIGR00159 family protein yields MIVSLVESIVEFFQRSPWVVLTDIADICLVSVVIYWVLLLVRGTRAMQMGVGLVLVFVVHHLSRQFGLVTLYTLLDTLLASIVLIIVVIFQNDIRRALMRFGRRPFLHLGRQTKEDFIIEEVISAATSLAQKRIGALIVFERDAMLDEFIDQGTHLDAVVSKELLYSLFIPSFENPMHDGAVILREGKVWRAGAFLPLTGSPKLDQSLGTRHRAAIGITEETDAVVVVVSEERGSISLCFNGNIVRKLDSSSLREALGGLFHGKRQRKASVLPKSDGAKSKDGRSSKTANKDPSQRVSLKNSVRPESRSGSLSSPPGVTPGRDSKAKPNQNKETLS; encoded by the coding sequence ATGATTGTCTCATTGGTAGAAAGCATTGTTGAGTTTTTCCAACGCTCGCCGTGGGTTGTTCTCACTGATATTGCCGATATTTGTTTGGTTAGCGTGGTGATTTATTGGGTACTGCTTTTGGTACGGGGCACACGCGCCATGCAAATGGGTGTAGGGCTAGTGTTGGTTTTTGTCGTGCATCACCTGTCTCGGCAGTTTGGTTTGGTTACGCTATACACACTGCTTGACACTCTTCTTGCCTCGATAGTGCTTATCATCGTGGTTATTTTTCAAAATGACATTCGACGTGCGCTTATGCGCTTTGGCCGCAGACCTTTTCTGCATTTAGGTCGTCAGACAAAAGAAGATTTTATTATTGAGGAAGTAATCAGTGCTGCAACGAGCTTGGCTCAGAAACGTATCGGCGCTCTTATCGTTTTCGAACGCGATGCGATGCTTGACGAGTTTATTGATCAAGGCACTCATTTGGATGCTGTTGTAAGTAAAGAGCTTCTTTATAGCCTTTTTATTCCGAGTTTTGAAAATCCAATGCACGATGGAGCAGTTATCCTTCGCGAAGGTAAGGTGTGGCGCGCTGGAGCATTTTTGCCGCTTACTGGTAGTCCTAAACTCGATCAAAGCCTAGGTACCCGACACCGTGCGGCTATCGGTATTACCGAAGAAACAGATGCCGTTGTTGTAGTGGTTTCTGAAGAGCGAGGGTCGATAAGCTTATGCTTCAACGGCAATATCGTAAGAAAACTTGATTCGAGTTCTTTACGCGAGGCACTTGGCGGATTGTTCCATGGAAAGCGACAGCGAAAAGCAAGTGTTCTGCCCAAAAGTGATGGAGCGAAATCAAAGGATGGACGCTCTTCGAAGACAGCGAACAAAGATCCCTCTCAGCGTGTGAGCCTCAAGAATAGTGTTCGGCCGGAATCTCGATCGGGAAGTCTAAGCAGTCCTCCTGGGGTAACTCCAGGGAGAGATTCTAAAGCGAAACCGAATCAAAATAAGGAGACTTTGTCGTGA
- the folP gene encoding dihydropteroate synthase — MYPVVYLTNAASTSNLGILNITPDSFSDGGAFLRPEDALARAKQMLSEGADVIDVGGESSRPAGGDYGEGSTQVDEAEELRRVIPVIRALRSELGATISIDTVKAQVAQQALEAGASIVNDVSCAANDELLSLVAEKQVHYVLMHNRADGKVAGENASYSHVAAQVCDELQQGVERCLSKGIEQNKLWLDPGLGFAKSAEATVDILAKLTDVVSLGYPVLLGHSRKSFIARVSADANGKKPEPSRRMSAGAVVTAWGYWAGAQAIRTHDVFETRQAMCMASALSERLDVERMLLQ; from the coding sequence GTGTATCCAGTTGTTTACTTAACCAATGCAGCTTCAACGTCAAATCTGGGGATTTTAAACATTACGCCTGATTCGTTCAGCGATGGTGGGGCTTTTCTTCGTCCTGAAGATGCCTTGGCGCGTGCAAAGCAAATGCTCAGCGAGGGCGCTGATGTGATCGACGTTGGAGGCGAGTCAAGTCGACCTGCAGGAGGCGACTACGGTGAAGGATCAACGCAAGTTGATGAAGCGGAAGAGCTGCGACGAGTTATTCCAGTGATCAGGGCGCTAAGAAGTGAACTCGGCGCGACCATATCGATCGATACCGTCAAAGCTCAAGTCGCTCAACAAGCTTTGGAAGCAGGCGCGAGTATTGTAAACGATGTCTCGTGCGCAGCAAACGATGAGTTGTTGAGTCTCGTAGCGGAAAAACAAGTTCACTACGTACTGATGCATAATCGTGCAGATGGCAAGGTAGCGGGCGAGAACGCTTCGTACAGCCATGTTGCAGCGCAAGTATGTGATGAGTTGCAGCAGGGCGTGGAGCGCTGTCTGAGTAAAGGCATAGAGCAAAATAAGCTTTGGCTCGATCCTGGTTTAGGGTTTGCCAAATCCGCAGAAGCGACGGTTGATATCTTGGCAAAACTTACGGATGTCGTGAGTTTAGGCTATCCGGTACTTCTTGGGCATTCACGAAAATCGTTTATCGCAAGAGTGAGCGCTGATGCCAATGGCAAAAAGCCCGAACCATCTCGGCGCATGAGCGCTGGTGCAGTTGTTACGGCATGGGGCTATTGGGCAGGCGCCCAAGCCATACGCACGCATGATGTCTTTGAGACAAGGCAAGCTATGTGTATGGCCAGCGCGTTGAGCGAGCGCTTGGACGTGGAAAGGATGCTTCTGCAATGA
- the ftsH gene encoding ATP-dependent zinc metalloprotease FtsH: MKQGQRTLFIWLFVIVLMVALYNLTMQSSQPQNVAFSDFMEEVQAGKVQEVTINARETIAEYSYTTKKDDGSKQSTRVAVGPPGEQTAKELREHTVRVKYRSDEQNGIWASLLVTWLPMIFVLGILFFFMRQLQSSGGKAMSFGKSRARLLNESQNKVTFQDVAGIDEAKDDCEEIIAFLKDPKKFQRLGGRIPKGVLLMGAPGTGKTLLARAIAGEAGVPFFSISGSDFVEMFVGVGASRVRDLFEQGKKHAPCIIFIDEIDAVGRHRGAGLGGGHDEREQTLNQLLVEMDGFESNEGVIIIAATNRPDVLDPAILRPGRFDRRIMVPRPDVKGRAGILMVHTKKTPLSDDVDVEILSRGTPGFSGADLENLVNEAALLAARQDKDMISMSDFEMAKDKVLMGSERRSMMISDKEKRTTAWHEAGHTLAAQLLENHDPIHKVSIIPRGPALGITMAIPDEDQLGHSRAWALDRIAMALSGRIAEEIVFNQLTTGAADDFKKATQLARSMVTEWGMSKKFGPVSFAEHEDSLFGFGSGMKSKDYSEQTAREIDEEVRSIVTEQYDKARRLLEANRDKLDLIAEALLERETLDREEIKALMEGRELPPRERVVIPTYATTRKKQINRDTEKDSENKPSIFHPRPSEIPDPV; the protein is encoded by the coding sequence GTGAAGCAAGGACAAAGAACATTATTTATCTGGTTGTTTGTGATCGTATTAATGGTCGCTCTGTACAACCTGACCATGCAAAGTAGCCAACCTCAAAATGTGGCTTTCAGCGACTTCATGGAAGAAGTTCAGGCTGGAAAAGTTCAAGAGGTCACAATCAATGCTCGTGAGACCATTGCCGAATACAGCTATACGACAAAGAAAGACGATGGCAGCAAACAATCAACGCGTGTTGCCGTTGGCCCTCCTGGAGAACAGACCGCTAAGGAACTGCGAGAGCACACAGTTCGTGTGAAGTACCGCTCGGATGAGCAAAACGGTATTTGGGCGAGCTTGCTTGTTACCTGGCTTCCGATGATTTTTGTGTTAGGGATACTGTTTTTCTTTATGCGGCAGCTGCAGTCCTCGGGCGGCAAGGCCATGAGCTTTGGCAAGTCGCGTGCACGACTTCTCAACGAGTCGCAAAACAAAGTGACTTTTCAGGATGTTGCGGGCATTGATGAAGCTAAGGACGATTGCGAAGAGATCATTGCCTTCTTGAAAGATCCAAAGAAGTTTCAGCGGCTTGGTGGAAGAATTCCGAAAGGCGTGTTGCTTATGGGCGCACCCGGGACCGGTAAGACCTTGCTTGCCCGAGCCATTGCGGGAGAGGCAGGCGTCCCTTTCTTTAGCATTTCGGGTTCTGATTTTGTCGAGATGTTTGTTGGCGTTGGTGCATCCCGTGTGCGTGACTTGTTTGAACAAGGAAAAAAGCATGCGCCATGCATTATTTTTATCGATGAAATTGATGCAGTAGGACGTCATCGCGGAGCTGGTCTTGGCGGCGGACACGACGAGCGAGAGCAGACATTAAATCAGTTGTTGGTCGAAATGGACGGCTTTGAGTCCAATGAGGGCGTTATTATTATCGCCGCTACCAACCGCCCGGATGTGCTTGACCCAGCGATTTTGCGTCCTGGTCGTTTTGACCGACGCATTATGGTGCCTCGACCTGATGTTAAGGGCCGTGCGGGGATTTTGATGGTCCACACCAAGAAAACGCCGCTCAGCGACGACGTCGATGTGGAAATTCTTTCTCGGGGAACACCTGGCTTTTCTGGCGCAGACTTAGAAAACTTGGTCAACGAAGCGGCTTTGCTTGCTGCACGTCAGGACAAAGACATGATTTCCATGTCGGATTTTGAAATGGCCAAGGACAAAGTGCTGATGGGTTCTGAGCGCAGGTCTATGATGATCAGCGACAAAGAAAAACGCACTACCGCATGGCATGAAGCTGGACACACCTTGGCTGCGCAGCTTTTGGAAAATCATGATCCCATTCACAAGGTATCCATCATTCCTCGAGGACCAGCGCTTGGTATTACCATGGCGATTCCCGACGAAGATCAATTGGGGCATTCACGCGCCTGGGCTTTGGATCGCATTGCGATGGCGCTTAGCGGCCGCATTGCCGAGGAAATTGTATTCAACCAGCTGACCACCGGTGCAGCGGATGACTTCAAAAAAGCAACTCAGCTTGCTCGTTCGATGGTGACCGAGTGGGGGATGAGCAAGAAGTTTGGTCCAGTTAGTTTTGCTGAGCATGAAGACAGCCTTTTTGGTTTTGGCTCAGGCATGAAGAGTAAGGACTACTCAGAGCAAACCGCACGCGAAATAGACGAAGAAGTTCGCAGTATTGTGACCGAACAATATGACAAAGCACGACGTTTGCTTGAGGCCAACCGCGACAAGCTTGATTTGATTGCTGAGGCACTTTTGGAGCGAGAGACCCTCGACCGTGAGGAAATAAAAGCCCTTATGGAAGGGCGTGAGCTGCCGCCGCGAGAGCGTGTGGTCATTCCCACCTACGCTACGACGCGAAAAAAGCAGATTAATCGTGACACAGAGAAGGACTCTGAAAATAAGCCTTCGATTTTCCATCCACGACCAAGTGAGATTCCCGACCCGGTTTAG
- the tilS gene encoding tRNA lysidine(34) synthetase TilS: protein MSSSKPLLLTRVRSTLKERNLVRPSESVLVACSGGADSLAMLYAFAELSSSFEMGLHVASVNHQLRDNAADDVEFVRQHALTLGLPFHGLCVELPKEPSIQNAARKVRYRALLALKDKIGATKIAIAHTLDDQAETVLDRLLRGAAVWLFRALRRVERMA from the coding sequence ATGTCATCATCTAAGCCATTGTTACTTACGCGTGTTCGAAGCACGCTTAAAGAACGTAACTTAGTACGACCTTCAGAAAGCGTGCTTGTGGCATGCTCGGGTGGAGCGGATTCTCTAGCGATGCTCTATGCCTTTGCAGAGTTATCGTCGTCTTTTGAGATGGGGCTGCATGTCGCTTCGGTTAACCATCAACTCCGTGATAACGCAGCAGATGACGTTGAGTTTGTCCGGCAACATGCTCTAACACTAGGCCTTCCTTTTCATGGCTTGTGTGTCGAGCTACCGAAAGAGCCTTCGATACAAAACGCGGCCCGGAAGGTTCGCTATCGGGCTCTTCTGGCTCTAAAAGACAAAATTGGTGCGACAAAAATTGCGATAGCGCATACGCTTGATGATCAAGCGGAGACGGTTTTAGATCGACTGCTTCGGGGAGCGGCTGTTTGGCTCTTTCGGGCATTGCGCCGAGTCGAGAGGATGGCGTGA
- a CDS encoding glutamate synthase subunit beta gives MADLRAFITTPRQNAPAREVDERLSDWKEVYQPQPEPLAQSQAARCMDCGIPFCHQGCPLGNLIPDWNQSVSKGNWQRAYKQLSSTNNFPEFTGRLCPAPCEAACTLAISADAVTIEQTEKEIIEKAFQEGWVDAGVVAKKTNKRVAVVGSGPAGLAAAAQLAAAGHTVTVFERDEAPGGLLRFGIPDFKLEKWVIDRRIDLMKKAGIAFSTGVTVGKDLLWKDVIEEYDAVLLAMGAQKARDLPVPGRDLKQVVFAMDYLGAQNRFNARGQQQSTSLHAQARRVVILGGGDTGSDCLGTALRQGAKQVKQIELLPMPPQRRDMNNPWPQWPMVFRSSSSHKEGGEREFAMLTKKLSGKDGVLKTLHAVKVELNTSGEGGPFREIPGSDIDIPVDLLILAMGFTGPWVQSLVEQTSIQLDARGCIQVNPSFETSLPGVYCAGDAHRGASLIVWAISEGREAARAIDLRLQKKQKTILPTRGHDAYFGGR, from the coding sequence ATGGCTGATCTTCGCGCTTTTATCACTACGCCCAGGCAGAATGCGCCTGCTCGTGAGGTTGACGAACGATTGTCGGACTGGAAAGAAGTGTATCAGCCGCAACCAGAGCCTTTGGCTCAAAGCCAAGCTGCGCGTTGCATGGACTGCGGCATTCCTTTTTGCCATCAGGGCTGTCCACTTGGCAATCTTATTCCGGACTGGAATCAGAGTGTTTCGAAAGGCAATTGGCAAAGGGCATACAAGCAATTGAGTTCGACCAACAACTTTCCGGAGTTTACAGGCAGACTTTGCCCGGCGCCCTGCGAAGCTGCTTGCACTCTTGCGATTAGCGCCGATGCGGTGACGATTGAGCAAACGGAAAAAGAAATCATTGAAAAGGCGTTTCAAGAAGGATGGGTTGACGCTGGTGTTGTCGCTAAAAAAACCAATAAACGCGTAGCGGTTGTTGGCAGCGGTCCGGCGGGGCTCGCCGCGGCGGCGCAACTTGCCGCTGCTGGGCATACGGTGACCGTGTTTGAGCGTGATGAAGCGCCGGGAGGATTGCTGCGTTTTGGCATCCCAGATTTTAAGCTTGAAAAATGGGTTATTGATCGACGCATTGACCTTATGAAAAAGGCCGGCATTGCATTTAGCACGGGTGTTACCGTTGGAAAGGACCTGCTTTGGAAGGACGTTATCGAGGAGTACGATGCCGTACTTCTCGCGATGGGCGCTCAAAAAGCTCGAGACTTGCCGGTGCCCGGTCGGGATTTAAAGCAGGTTGTGTTCGCGATGGATTATCTTGGGGCGCAAAACCGCTTCAATGCTCGCGGCCAGCAACAAAGCACTAGCCTTCATGCGCAAGCTAGGCGTGTTGTGATTTTGGGCGGAGGAGATACTGGCTCTGATTGCCTGGGAACGGCACTTCGTCAAGGCGCAAAGCAGGTCAAGCAAATCGAGCTATTACCCATGCCGCCGCAACGCCGCGATATGAACAACCCGTGGCCGCAGTGGCCGATGGTATTTCGTAGCTCGTCATCGCACAAAGAAGGTGGTGAGCGAGAGTTTGCCATGTTGACCAAGAAGTTATCCGGCAAAGATGGTGTGCTGAAGACCTTGCATGCCGTCAAAGTTGAGCTCAATACCAGTGGCGAAGGCGGCCCTTTTCGTGAAATTCCGGGTAGCGATATCGATATTCCGGTCGACCTATTAATTTTGGCGATGGGTTTTACGGGTCCTTGGGTGCAGAGTTTGGTGGAGCAGACCTCGATTCAGCTTGATGCACGCGGTTGTATCCAAGTGAATCCATCATTTGAGACCAGTCTTCCGGGGGTCTATTGTGCAGGAGATGCCCATCGCGGTGCATCGTTGATTGTGTGGGCAATTTCCGAAGGACGCGAAGCGGCACGTGCGATCGATTTGCGTTTGCAGAAAAAACAGAAAACAATCCTGCCAACTCGCGGACACGATGCGTATTTTGGTGGACGCTGA